A window of the Phaseolus vulgaris cultivar G19833 chromosome 5, P. vulgaris v2.0, whole genome shotgun sequence genome harbors these coding sequences:
- the LOC137835148 gene encoding transcription factor TCP4-like: MVRGGGGGGGEIVEVEGGHIVRSTGRKDRHSKVCTAKGPRDRRVRLSAHTAIQFYDVQDRLGYDRPSKAVDWLINKAKAAIDQLAHLPPWKPTLPTTNYLNDDESDKTNPNNPNSTANANTNPDAEILNQFNENLENDGGGGGGAGGGGGGGGSSYLPLDNDTIRSFFPITTSSLIQFQSYPPDLLSRTSSQDLRLSLQSLQDPIMLHHNQNEPVLFAGAGFDNMVAWNNSGNANNDTHGGGGGGGFVLNAPSPLPGPATVASPAVVFGYGNGNGQGQYFSQRGPLQSSNTPSVRAWIDAPSFVAAADHYHRHHYLSPAAAAAALVYQSSPSSAFAPGGFSGFRVPARIQGEEEHDGVSDKPSSASSDSRR; this comes from the coding sequence ATGGTGaggggaggaggaggaggaggaggggaGATAGTGGAAGTTGAAGGGGGACACATTGTGAGGTCCACGGGGCGGAAGGACCGTCACAGCAAAGTGTGCACCGCCAAAGGACCGCGTGACCGGCGGGTGAGGCTGTCGGCCCACACCGCAATTCAATTCTACGACGTGCAGGATCGGTTGGGCTACGACCGGCCCAGTAAGGCTGTGGACTGGCTCATCAACAAGGCCAAGGCCGCCATCGATCAACTCGCGCATCTCCCTCCCTGGAAACCAACCCTCCCAACAACAAACTACCTAAACGACGACGAATCAGACAAAACAAACCCTAATAACCCAAACTCAACCGCAAACGCCAACACAAACCCTGATGCTGAAATTCTCAACCAGTTCAACGAGAACCTTGAGAACGATGgtggtggtggaggaggagcaggaggaggaggaggaggaggaggctCGAGTTATCTTCCGTTGGATAACGACACGATAAGATCGTTCTTCCCCATTACGACGTCGTCGTTGATTCAGTTCCAGAGCTACCCACCGGATTTGCTTTCGAGGACGAGCAGCCAGGATTTGCGTCTCTCGCTTCAGTCCTTGCAGGACCCGATTATGCTCCACCATAACCAAAACGAGCCCGTGCTTTTCGCTGGAGCCGGGTTTGATAACATGGTAGCGTGGAACAACAGTGGTAATGCTAATAATGATACTCAtggtggtggaggtggaggaGGGTTTGTGCTTAACGCTCCCTCGCCTTTGCCGGGGCCGGCGACGGTGGCGTCGCCGGCGGTGGTTTTTGGCTATGGTAATGGTAATGGTCAAGGCCAGTATTTTTCTCAGAGGGGACCCCTTCAGTCCAGTAACACCCCGTCCGTTCGTGCGTGGATTGACGCGCCGTCGTTCGTGGCCGCCGCCGATCATTATCATCGGCATCACTATCTGTCGCCTGCGGCGGCCGCTGCGGCGTTGGTGTATCAATCATCTCCTTCTTCGGCATTTGCGCCCGGGGGCTTCTCGGGATTCCGCGTGCCGGCACGAATTCAGGGTGAGGAGGAGCACGACGGCGTGTCCGATAAGCCGTCCTCTGCTTCCTCCGATTCTCGCCGCTGA
- the LOC137835149 gene encoding protein IQ-DOMAIN 10-like isoform X1: MGAKKWFMIIIKLKKSKKSKQEKVQSTDENSHECSNMKQSSREESSSIPNEGLMMDRTVPSRRMDDVAATRIQNAFRSFMARRTLHHLRGAVKFEALIQDHLAREQTATALNYIHSWSTIQEQIRARRICMITEARIKKRKLENQLKLEAKIQELEVEWCSGSETMEEILCRLHQREEAAIKRERAMAYAFSHQWRPNCSQYFGQASYCLGKESWGWSWTERWVSARPWEVQVRVQPSKTKKLNGHYQKNKFDNMIYGESKAALGKPSQSNGKETGKGKENSTSGL; this comes from the exons ATGGGCGCGAAGAAATGGTTTATGATAATAATCAAATTGAAGAAATCGAAGAAATCCAAACAAGAAAAG GTACAGTCTACTGATGAAAATTCACATGAATGTTCAAACATGAAGCAAAGTAGTCGTGAGGAGTCAAGTAGCATTCCAAATGAAGGTTTGATGATGGATCGGACAGTTCCGTCAAGGAGGATGGACGATGTGGCAGCTACTAGGATTCAAAATGCATTCCGGTCATTTATG GCAAGAAGAACATTACATCACCTAAGGGGAGCAGTGAAATTCGAAGCTTTAATTCAAGATCACCTGGCCAGAGAGCAAACAGCAACTGCACTGAACTATATACATTCATGGAGCACAATACAAGAACAAATTAGAGCTCGAAGAATCTGTATGATAACAGAGGCCAGGATTAAGAAAAGGAAACTGGAAAACCAGTTAAAACTTGAGGCTAAGATTCAGGAGCTCGAG GTGGAGTGGTGCAGTGGTTCTGAAACCATGGAAGAGATACTTTGCAGGTTACATCAGCGAGAGGAAGCAGCAATTAAACGAGAGAGAGCCATGGCATATGCCTTTTCCCATCAG TGGAGGCCAAACTGTAGCCAGTATTTTGGTCAAGCTTCTTATTGCCTTGGTAAAGAAAGTTGGGGTTGGAGCTGGACAGAGCGTTGGGTCTCAGCACGTCCTTGGGAAGTCCAGGTTCGAGTTCAGCCCTCCAAAACAAAGAAACTGAATGGCCATTATCAAAAAAACAAATTCGACAACATGATCTACGGTGAAAGCAAAGCAGCCTTGGGTAAACCTTCCCAGTCAAACGGGAAGGAAACTGGAAAAGGAAAGGAAAACAGTACTTCAGGGCTGTGA
- the LOC137835149 gene encoding protein IQ-DOMAIN 10-like isoform X2: MGAKKWFMIIIKLKKSKKSKQEKSTDENSHECSNMKQSSREESSSIPNEGLMMDRTVPSRRMDDVAATRIQNAFRSFMARRTLHHLRGAVKFEALIQDHLAREQTATALNYIHSWSTIQEQIRARRICMITEARIKKRKLENQLKLEAKIQELEVEWCSGSETMEEILCRLHQREEAAIKRERAMAYAFSHQWRPNCSQYFGQASYCLGKESWGWSWTERWVSARPWEVQVRVQPSKTKKLNGHYQKNKFDNMIYGESKAALGKPSQSNGKETGKGKENSTSGL; this comes from the exons ATGGGCGCGAAGAAATGGTTTATGATAATAATCAAATTGAAGAAATCGAAGAAATCCAAACAAGAAAAG TCTACTGATGAAAATTCACATGAATGTTCAAACATGAAGCAAAGTAGTCGTGAGGAGTCAAGTAGCATTCCAAATGAAGGTTTGATGATGGATCGGACAGTTCCGTCAAGGAGGATGGACGATGTGGCAGCTACTAGGATTCAAAATGCATTCCGGTCATTTATG GCAAGAAGAACATTACATCACCTAAGGGGAGCAGTGAAATTCGAAGCTTTAATTCAAGATCACCTGGCCAGAGAGCAAACAGCAACTGCACTGAACTATATACATTCATGGAGCACAATACAAGAACAAATTAGAGCTCGAAGAATCTGTATGATAACAGAGGCCAGGATTAAGAAAAGGAAACTGGAAAACCAGTTAAAACTTGAGGCTAAGATTCAGGAGCTCGAG GTGGAGTGGTGCAGTGGTTCTGAAACCATGGAAGAGATACTTTGCAGGTTACATCAGCGAGAGGAAGCAGCAATTAAACGAGAGAGAGCCATGGCATATGCCTTTTCCCATCAG TGGAGGCCAAACTGTAGCCAGTATTTTGGTCAAGCTTCTTATTGCCTTGGTAAAGAAAGTTGGGGTTGGAGCTGGACAGAGCGTTGGGTCTCAGCACGTCCTTGGGAAGTCCAGGTTCGAGTTCAGCCCTCCAAAACAAAGAAACTGAATGGCCATTATCAAAAAAACAAATTCGACAACATGATCTACGGTGAAAGCAAAGCAGCCTTGGGTAAACCTTCCCAGTCAAACGGGAAGGAAACTGGAAAAGGAAAGGAAAACAGTACTTCAGGGCTGTGA